A genomic window from Spodoptera frugiperda isolate SF20-4 chromosome 29, AGI-APGP_CSIRO_Sfru_2.0, whole genome shotgun sequence includes:
- the LOC118268143 gene encoding mannosyl-oligosaccharide alpha-1,2-mannosidase IA isoform X2, translating to MRTYLRLGLLGILFTGTMILLINISDLNSGPSRSIIPMRHLRVYRDVHNEIYANPEPTENQTMTNGKQQFVKQMMLHAWNNYKLYAWGKNELKPMSKRAHLSSVFGAGELGATIVDGLDTLYLMGLNDEFREGRDWVAEHLHINEIDSDLSVFETTIRFVGGLLSCYALTGDTMFRDKAAEVADALLPAFDTPTGLPYALINPSTKASRQYHWAGPNSILSELGTLHLEFTYLSDVTGRDIYRQKVSRIREVLDQIDKPGDLYPNFINPRTGQWGQRHMSLGALGDSFYEYLLKAWLMSGGADEQARIMFDTAMQAALDKMLRVSPSGLAYLAELKYGRIIEEKMDHLSCFAGGMFALASTTLDNSMSERYMDVAKKLTNTCHESYARSETKLGPEAFRFSNAAEARAQKSNEKVYLLRPETFESYFIMWRLTKQQMYRDWAWEAVQALEKHCRVEGGYTGLVNVYHANPQGDDVQQSFFLAETLKYLYLIFGDDSFLPLDEWVFNTEAHPFPIRGKNPLYRAVDKPVLPEPAHAQNNRI from the exons atgcgTACTTATTTGCGCTTAGGGCTCCTCGGGATCCTGTTTACTGGAACTATGATACTGTTGATCAACATTTCGGATTTAAATTCTGGACCGTCCCGTAGTATAATACCTATGCGACATTTGCGCGTGTACCGTGATGTTCATAATGAAATCTACGCCAACCCTGAACCGACTGAAAACCAGACCATGACAAATGGAAAGCAGCAATTTGTTAAACAG ATGATGCTGCACGCGTGGAACAACTACAAGCTGTATGCTTGGGGCAAGAATGAGCTGAAGCCGATGTCGAAGCGAGCTCACTTGTCCAGCGTCTTCGGAGCGGGCGAACTAGGCGCTACCATCGTTGACGGTCTCGACACCCTCTACCTCATGGGACTCAACGACGAATTCCGAGAGGGCCGAGACTGGGTCGCTGAACATTTGCATATTAATGAAATC gattCCGACTTATCTGTGTTCGAGACGACGATCCGGTTTGTCGGGGGTCTCCTGTCATGTTACGCGCTGACCGGCGACACGATGTTCCGAGACAAGGCGGCGGAAGTGGCCGACGCCTTGCTGCCAGCATTCGACACACCTACCGGGTTGCCATATGCTCTCATCAACCCGTCCACCAAG GCAAGCCGTCAATACCACTGGGCGGGTCCGAACAGCATCCTATCTGAGCTGGGAACGCTTCACCTCGAGTTCACGTACCTCAGTGACGTCACGGGCCGTGATA TTTACAGGCAGAAAGTGAGCCGCATCCGTGAGGTTTTGGATCAGATCGACAAACCCGGCGACTTGTACCCCAACTTCATCAACCCGCGCACTGGACAATGGGGACAAA ggCACATGTCTCTGGGCGCTCTAGGCGACTCGTTCTACGAGTACTTACTGAAGGCGTGGCTGATGTCTGGTGGCGCTGACGAGCAGGCTCGTATCATGTTCGACACAGCCATGCAGGCGGCGCTCGACAAAATGCTACGCGTCTCGCCCTCCGGCCTCGCTTACCTCGCCGAGCTCAAGTACGGACGTATCATTGAAGAGAAGATGGACCATCTCTCCTGCTTCGCTG GCGGTATGTTCGCGTTGGCGTCGACTACCCTGGACAACTCGATGTCGGAGCGCTACATGGACGTGGCCAAGAAGCTGACCAATACCTGCCACGAGAGCTACGCGCGATCTGAAACCAAACTCGGCCCTGAAGCATTCCG ATTCTCCAACGCGGCTGAGGCGCGTGCACAGAAGAGCAATGAGAAGGTGTACCTCCTGCGGCCGGAGACGTTCGAGAGCTACTTCATCATGTGGAGACTCACCAAGCAACAGATGTACCGAGACTGGGCCTGGGAGGCTGTGCAG GCTCTGGAGAAACACTGCCGCGTTGAGGGCGGCTACACCGGTCTCGTGAACGTCTACCACGCCAACCCTCAGGGAGACGACGTGCAGCAGAGCTTCTTCCTCGCTGAGACACTCAAG